One Alkalidesulfovibrio alkalitolerans DSM 16529 genomic region harbors:
- a CDS encoding PEP-CTERM sorting domain-containing protein encodes MKKAVFLFALLSCMLFAPNARADFVFGDGTIHWPGFPSQNAKYGAEQNSKDVWGTPDILGGVFTFDGHYLTGIQIDYKYPTQSGWDAFAPADWFFDVNADGTWDYVITSQERLTDYATARQPGDWAVYGVSLDFADPGSYYFSVAPSGFLPRYDHPVKADLGDSELLGYAEFSGWRNSKPNTSTTYTALWDLSNSPIFFGGNGGEFIYGFALTCANDVLYGTGPVPTPEPGTMLLLLGGAGAMFARRLRKMS; translated from the coding sequence ATGAAAAAAGCCGTTTTCCTCTTTGCGCTTCTGTCCTGCATGCTTTTCGCCCCGAATGCCCGTGCGGACTTCGTGTTTGGAGACGGCACGATCCATTGGCCCGGCTTCCCGAGTCAGAACGCCAAATACGGCGCCGAGCAAAACAGCAAGGACGTGTGGGGAACCCCCGACATTCTCGGCGGGGTGTTTACCTTCGACGGCCATTACCTGACCGGCATCCAGATAGACTACAAGTACCCCACCCAGAGCGGCTGGGACGCCTTCGCTCCGGCTGACTGGTTTTTCGACGTCAACGCCGACGGGACCTGGGACTACGTCATCACGAGCCAAGAGCGGCTCACTGACTACGCCACCGCGCGGCAGCCGGGAGACTGGGCCGTGTACGGGGTAAGCCTCGACTTCGCCGATCCGGGCTCCTACTACTTCTCCGTTGCGCCGAGCGGCTTCCTTCCTCGCTACGACCATCCGGTCAAGGCCGATCTCGGTGATTCCGAGCTTCTCGGTTACGCCGAGTTCTCCGGCTGGCGCAACTCCAAACCCAACACTTCCACCACCTACACTGCCCTCTGGGATCTCTCCAATTCGCCGATATTCTTCGGCGGCAACGGCGGTGAGTTCATCTACGGCTTCGCGCTCACCTGCGCCAACGACGTCCTCTACGGGACAGGACCGGTGCCCACGCCCGAACCCGGCACCATGCTTCTGCTTTTGGGCGGCGCAGGGGCCATGTTCGCCAGACGGCTGCGCAAAATGAG
- a CDS encoding N-acyl amino acid synthase FeeM domain-containing protein encodes MERSIERRRTIRIRRSALTAAKLGDLDRPSIKIAETLDELSQAFKLIYAEYNSQGYISAQHPKQMLYSVYNFLPKTCVFIFQSFKDVISTISYTPDTKLFGVPMDSLYKSELDGLRVQGRKIVEIGSLATERSVRGKNVVMYLYKAVINYAFLTRVNDLCLMVNPKHVRFYSDIMLCEQLGEEKFYEAVNAPAVAMRVNFDTYQEKLREVYGDSDFETDLASFFLKMNYSSVDPDIEAIDVERNQLLDYDAARDLLMHKPTILEGLTQKQYEYIERMYHKAIYVPSMVA; translated from the coding sequence ATGGAGCGTTCAATTGAGCGCAGGCGGACCATTCGGATCCGCCGCTCGGCCCTCACTGCGGCCAAGTTGGGAGACCTGGACAGACCAAGCATCAAGATCGCCGAGACACTCGACGAGCTTTCTCAAGCCTTTAAGCTCATCTACGCGGAATACAACAGCCAGGGGTACATCAGTGCTCAGCATCCCAAGCAGATGCTGTACAGTGTTTATAACTTTCTGCCAAAAACGTGTGTCTTTATTTTTCAATCCTTCAAAGACGTTATTTCAACGATCTCATACACTCCTGATACGAAACTGTTCGGAGTGCCGATGGACTCGCTATACAAGAGTGAGCTCGATGGGCTGCGGGTGCAGGGGAGGAAGATCGTAGAGATAGGGTCTCTTGCGACAGAAAGAAGCGTTCGTGGGAAGAACGTTGTCATGTATTTGTACAAAGCTGTCATAAATTATGCGTTTCTGACAAGGGTCAATGATCTTTGCCTCATGGTCAATCCGAAGCATGTCAGGTTTTACTCGGACATCATGCTGTGCGAGCAGCTTGGTGAAGAGAAATTCTACGAGGCCGTGAACGCCCCCGCAGTCGCCATGCGCGTGAACTTCGACACCTATCAGGAAAAACTGCGAGAAGTTTACGGTGACAGTGATTTCGAGACTGATCTGGCCTCGTTCTTTCTGAAAATGAACTACAGTTCGGTCGATCCCGACATCGAGGCCATCGACGTTGAACGCAACCAACTTCTCGATTATGACGCGGCCCGCGATCTGCTGATGCACAAGCCGACGATACTCGAAGGGCTCACCCAGAAGCAGTATGAGTACATTGAGCGGATGTACCATAAGGCCATTTACGTCCCATCCATGGTCGCCTGA
- a CDS encoding ThiF family adenylyltransferase has product MPLHEKWSRGRVDYQDIAFARNHGLFSIDEQDALAEAVVAIPGLGGVGGQHLISLVRCGFRRFRLAEPDRFELVNVNRQAGASIDTLGRKKLDVMCEMARAINPFIETELFADGVTEGNLDAFLGGATMVVDGLDFFVFDMRRRMFMRAKEMGVPVITAGPLGFSTAMLVFSPRGMSFDEYFDIHDGLSQEECFLRFAMGLAPRAVHFRYVDRTRISLQRRKGPSSFIACQACAAMASMEAVRIVLGRPGLRSAPSYLQFDPYFGKLCVGRLAWGNRNPVQRAKLTVARTFLLARQGRIGHQEPAQRPRLPAPQGEQGGGVVSGEVFRYLVAAAVAAPSGDNVQPWRFSRNGDTLRVHMVAEADTSFFNIRQIATQISCGAAVENIVVAASELGLSADVRLPGAIGGDGLIAEVGLDRGASEADPLCEVIWERCTNRRLFKRKEISTGLVGRFAAEAERLGCRLHTVRGREDLKALGRLVFQADRIRTEHQGLHEHFAHMVRFTPQEAEQTRDGLPLKNLYGGFAGEQFLKLTRPWSAMRVANAIGAGRMVAMHSARGIVNSGAVCLLTAPGFGWADFVNGGRALERCWLKLTALGLAMQPMTAITLFRLRWDMEGEQAFSPRHGKMLKALWPEFDALFPAVDFSREGQVMLFRIGYARPIRYGTYRKPVEQFLM; this is encoded by the coding sequence ATGCCTCTCCACGAAAAATGGTCAAGGGGCCGTGTTGATTACCAGGATATCGCCTTTGCGAGAAATCACGGCCTGTTTTCCATAGACGAGCAGGATGCCCTGGCCGAGGCCGTGGTGGCGATACCTGGGCTTGGCGGAGTCGGGGGACAGCATCTCATATCACTCGTGCGGTGCGGGTTCAGAAGGTTTCGTCTGGCGGAACCAGACAGGTTCGAGTTGGTCAACGTCAACCGACAGGCCGGTGCATCGATCGATACGCTCGGGCGCAAGAAACTCGATGTCATGTGCGAAATGGCCAGGGCCATCAATCCCTTTATCGAAACCGAGCTGTTTGCGGACGGCGTGACCGAGGGCAACCTCGACGCGTTTCTCGGCGGCGCGACCATGGTGGTGGATGGGCTTGACTTCTTCGTGTTCGACATGCGGCGGCGCATGTTCATGCGCGCGAAGGAAATGGGCGTGCCCGTGATAACGGCAGGGCCGCTTGGCTTCAGCACGGCTATGCTGGTGTTCTCGCCCAGAGGGATGTCCTTTGACGAATATTTCGACATCCATGACGGTTTGAGCCAGGAGGAATGCTTCCTGCGATTCGCCATGGGACTTGCTCCACGCGCCGTCCATTTCAGGTATGTGGACCGGACGCGGATCAGTTTGCAGCGCCGCAAGGGGCCGTCGTCGTTCATAGCTTGCCAGGCATGCGCCGCTATGGCCTCCATGGAGGCCGTGCGCATCGTTCTCGGGCGGCCGGGACTTCGTTCCGCGCCATCCTACCTGCAGTTTGATCCCTACTTCGGAAAACTGTGCGTCGGGCGCCTGGCCTGGGGCAATCGCAACCCCGTGCAACGGGCCAAGCTCACCGTGGCCAGGACCTTTCTTCTGGCGCGCCAAGGACGGATCGGTCATCAGGAGCCCGCGCAGCGTCCCAGGCTGCCCGCACCCCAGGGAGAGCAAGGCGGCGGCGTAGTCTCAGGCGAGGTGTTCAGGTATCTCGTTGCCGCCGCAGTGGCCGCCCCTTCCGGCGACAATGTCCAGCCCTGGCGTTTTTCCAGGAACGGAGACACGCTGCGCGTGCATATGGTCGCCGAAGCGGACACATCATTCTTCAATATCCGTCAGATAGCCACGCAGATATCCTGCGGCGCGGCGGTCGAAAATATTGTCGTCGCGGCGAGCGAACTCGGCTTGTCGGCCGATGTGCGCCTGCCGGGAGCGATTGGAGGCGACGGCCTCATCGCCGAGGTCGGGCTGGACCGGGGCGCGTCCGAGGCCGATCCCCTCTGCGAGGTCATCTGGGAGCGTTGCACGAACCGGCGGCTCTTCAAGCGAAAAGAGATCTCCACGGGCCTTGTCGGCCGCTTCGCCGCCGAGGCAGAACGCCTGGGCTGCCGCTTGCACACGGTGCGCGGCCGCGAGGATCTCAAGGCGCTCGGGCGGCTCGTTTTTCAGGCGGATCGTATTCGTACCGAGCACCAGGGCCTGCACGAGCATTTCGCTCACATGGTTCGCTTCACTCCTCAAGAGGCCGAGCAAACGCGCGACGGGTTGCCCCTGAAAAATCTCTATGGCGGATTCGCGGGCGAGCAGTTCCTCAAGCTGACCCGGCCGTGGTCCGCCATGCGCGTGGCCAATGCCATCGGCGCGGGCCGCATGGTGGCCATGCACTCGGCGCGGGGCATCGTGAACAGCGGGGCCGTGTGTCTGCTGACCGCGCCGGGCTTCGGTTGGGCCGACTTCGTGAACGGCGGGCGCGCCTTGGAGCGCTGCTGGCTCAAGCTGACGGCCCTGGGACTGGCCATGCAGCCCATGACCGCCATAACCCTGTTTCGTCTGCGCTGGGACATGGAGGGCGAGCAGGCGTTCTCACCCCGCCACGGCAAAATGCTCAAAGCCCTGTGGCCCGAATTCGACGCGCTTTTTCCCGCGGTCGATTTCTCGCGCGAAGGGCAGGTCATGCTCTTCCGCATCGGCTACGCCAGGCCCATCCGGTACGGAACCTATCGCAAGCCCGTCGAGCAATTCCTGATGTGA
- a CDS encoding PEP-CTERM sorting domain-containing protein: protein MQRIKTILAMALLALLLCAGSAFAQPTLGPGFNFITFTNFENRIPVEGDNDLILPGDIFYGIARIDAIDWASTPVSPDWIPTLNTQYLQGYFFTQVASVTPVNDDQVIIIFETPTVSDPYGVISDADLAQGVVLKWFESNTPLMFTSEAASVASATDGSLWLSLSIEDGYWWSLALPSAAGLGANTLVADSFYGLNAVDGSASSGLIQINDPIEDLFDLDVNFYGQAKVFTSDPNNPTGAFWEFYSSDPAVVATPEPGTLLILGSGLLGLAASRRRRNKA from the coding sequence ATGCAACGCATCAAGACGATCCTGGCAATGGCCCTGTTGGCCCTGCTGCTCTGCGCGGGAAGCGCGTTCGCGCAACCCACGCTCGGCCCCGGGTTCAACTTCATCACCTTCACCAACTTCGAAAACCGCATTCCCGTCGAGGGCGACAACGACCTCATCCTTCCGGGCGACATCTTCTACGGCATCGCGCGCATCGATGCCATCGACTGGGCCTCGACTCCGGTCTCCCCGGACTGGATCCCGACCCTGAACACCCAGTACCTGCAGGGTTACTTCTTCACGCAGGTGGCTTCGGTCACCCCGGTCAACGACGATCAAGTCATTATCATCTTCGAGACCCCGACCGTGAGCGATCCCTACGGCGTGATCAGCGACGCCGATCTCGCCCAGGGCGTGGTCCTGAAGTGGTTCGAGTCCAACACTCCCTTGATGTTCACCAGCGAGGCCGCGAGCGTCGCCTCGGCCACCGACGGCAGCCTGTGGCTGAGCCTCTCGATTGAAGACGGCTACTGGTGGAGCCTGGCGCTTCCCTCGGCCGCCGGCCTCGGCGCCAACACCTTGGTCGCCGACTCCTTCTACGGCCTGAACGCGGTGGACGGCTCGGCCAGCAGCGGTCTGATCCAGATCAACGATCCCATCGAAGATCTCTTCGACCTCGACGTGAACTTCTACGGCCAGGCCAAGGTCTTCACGAGCGATCCCAACAACCCGACCGGCGCCTTCTGGGAATTCTACAGCTCCGACCCCGCGGTCGTGGCCACTCCCGAGCCCGGCACCCTGCTGATCCTCGGCTCCGGCCTCCTCGGCCTGGCTGCTTCCCGCCGCCGCCGCAACAAGGCCTAA
- a CDS encoding HlyD family secretion protein yields MKPGRIVFFALLAALIALGAHFAGLFSSQEESKAQQPSFIAAIPKDTHAWIVAPGRVEPISEELRLGFDTPGILAAVHVEEGDSVSKGAVLAELVNAEHLARLDAATARVAAAKAEVQRTMSGSRPEEKREALAALEQAETVMRIARIEAERRASLLAQGLVDQETADRAARDYETAAAEHEMRRQQLLARDRGRREDIVIALSTLEAAQNEEAEARALLDKTRIHAPKGGNVLKIHRRAGEMVSVFFDSPVLTVGDISTLRLRVEVDERDVGRLRLGQRAYATAEGFGDARFWGTITRIGGLMGRKTVHSDSPSERKDTKVLETLVTLDEHPTLPVGLRMEVYIEDNR; encoded by the coding sequence ATGAAACCAGGCCGCATCGTCTTTTTCGCGCTCCTCGCCGCCCTGATCGCGCTCGGCGCGCATTTCGCCGGGCTGTTCTCTTCCCAGGAGGAATCAAAAGCCCAGCAGCCTTCGTTCATCGCGGCGATCCCGAAGGACACGCACGCCTGGATCGTGGCTCCGGGCAGGGTCGAGCCCATTTCGGAAGAGCTTAGGCTCGGCTTCGACACCCCCGGGATCCTTGCGGCCGTGCATGTCGAGGAAGGAGACAGCGTGTCGAAGGGAGCCGTGCTGGCCGAGTTGGTCAACGCCGAGCACCTGGCCCGGCTCGACGCGGCCACGGCCCGTGTGGCCGCTGCCAAGGCCGAAGTACAGCGGACCATGTCCGGCTCGCGCCCCGAGGAAAAACGCGAAGCCCTGGCCGCCCTGGAGCAGGCCGAAACGGTGATGCGCATCGCGCGCATCGAAGCCGAACGCCGTGCCTCGCTTCTGGCTCAAGGGCTGGTGGACCAGGAGACGGCCGACCGCGCCGCGCGGGATTACGAGACCGCCGCGGCCGAGCATGAGATGCGTCGGCAGCAGCTCCTGGCACGCGACAGAGGACGCCGGGAAGACATCGTCATCGCCCTCTCCACGCTCGAAGCCGCACAAAATGAAGAAGCGGAGGCCCGGGCGCTTCTGGACAAAACCCGCATCCACGCGCCGAAGGGCGGAAACGTGCTGAAGATACACCGCAGGGCAGGCGAGATGGTGTCCGTCTTTTTCGACAGCCCGGTTCTGACCGTGGGCGACATAAGCACCTTGCGTCTGCGCGTGGAGGTGGACGAGCGAGACGTGGGGCGGCTGCGCCTGGGCCAACGGGCCTACGCCACGGCCGAAGGCTTCGGCGACGCGCGGTTCTGGGGCACGATCACGCGCATCGGAGGCCTGATGGGCCGAAAGACCGTGCATTCCGACTCCCCCTCGGAACGCAAGGACACCAAGGTGCTCGAAACCCTGGTCACTCTTGACGAACACCCCACTTTGCCGGTCGGCCTGCGCATGGAAGTCTACATCGAGGACAACCGCTGA
- a CDS encoding ABC transporter ATP-binding protein, with protein MHVAANDSLAPIEIMGVGKRFGSGTSATIALDDVSLSVGRGEILLLMGPSGSGKTTLLSIMGCILRPDSGVVRIAGQDVTKAGQDALSLVRLRHIGFIFQEYHLFPTLTVLQNVLVSLDLKGIKGVAARKAATAGLSAVGLGDRLNEYPAKLSGGQKQRLAIARALAGEPGIILADEPTAALDSETGRSVLNLLRGLAHDLQRTLVIVTHDPRIIEYADRVVRIEDGRILPAGSDPAGSTCPTPAQETAP; from the coding sequence ATGCACGTTGCAGCCAACGACTCCCTGGCCCCCATCGAGATCATGGGCGTCGGCAAACGCTTCGGCAGCGGCACGAGCGCGACCATAGCCCTCGACGACGTGAGCCTGTCGGTGGGCCGGGGGGAGATATTGCTGCTCATGGGGCCGTCGGGCTCCGGCAAGACCACGCTGCTCTCGATCATGGGCTGCATCCTGCGTCCGGACAGCGGAGTCGTGCGCATAGCGGGCCAGGACGTCACCAAGGCAGGTCAGGACGCTCTGTCGTTGGTGCGACTGCGCCACATCGGCTTCATTTTTCAGGAATACCATCTCTTCCCGACGCTGACCGTGCTGCAGAACGTGCTCGTCTCCCTGGACCTGAAGGGAATCAAGGGCGTTGCGGCGCGCAAGGCGGCCACGGCGGGCCTTTCGGCCGTGGGCCTTGGCGACAGGCTCAATGAGTATCCGGCCAAGCTTTCCGGCGGTCAGAAGCAGCGTCTGGCCATCGCCAGGGCCCTGGCGGGAGAGCCCGGCATAATCCTTGCGGACGAGCCCACCGCCGCGCTGGACTCCGAAACCGGCCGCTCCGTGCTGAACCTTCTGCGTGGACTGGCCCACGACCTGCAACGGACCCTGGTCATCGTGACCCACGATCCGCGCATCATCGAATACGCCGACAGGGTCGTCCGCATCGAGGACGGCCGGATACTGCCCGCCGGGAGCGACCCGGCGGGAAGCACATGTCCCACTCCCGCCCAGGAGACCGCCCCATGA
- a CDS encoding ABC transporter permease, which yields MAFTLALRNLVHDKIRLAVTLTGVIFAVVLISVQIGIFIGFTRTISGVIDNSGADIWIASKGLKNFDIALPMDERKVYRTLSVPDVEKAAKFIVQFANWKKPRGGQESIQIVGFETRSGLGGPWNVIQGSLGALDIEDTVFVDELYLDRLGLEGVGETAEINDRRARIAGMTRGIRSFTTSPFVFASFKNALQYSTVAEDQTIYILVKAREGADLEDLKGRLAVAVGDVDVFTTAEFSALTQHYWMFSTGAGVALLLAAGLGLVVGMVVVAQTLYATTMDHLPEFATLKAMGAPNSYIYRIITLQAALSAVVGYSAGMALSLAAARASRHGDALVLIPFEFAAAMFAVTLAMCLGASFISINKVTRIDPLVVFKGR from the coding sequence ATGGCTTTCACCCTGGCTCTGCGCAATTTGGTGCACGACAAGATCCGGCTCGCCGTGACCCTGACCGGTGTCATCTTCGCCGTGGTCCTCATCAGTGTGCAGATCGGCATCTTCATAGGCTTCACACGGACCATATCCGGCGTGATCGACAACTCGGGCGCGGACATCTGGATCGCCTCCAAGGGCCTCAAGAACTTCGACATCGCCTTGCCCATGGACGAGCGCAAGGTCTATCGGACGCTCTCGGTGCCAGACGTGGAGAAGGCGGCCAAGTTCATCGTCCAGTTCGCCAACTGGAAAAAGCCGCGCGGGGGCCAGGAGTCGATCCAGATCGTCGGTTTCGAGACGCGTTCGGGCCTGGGCGGCCCCTGGAACGTCATCCAGGGGTCGCTCGGGGCGCTGGACATCGAGGACACCGTTTTCGTCGATGAACTCTACCTCGACCGGCTCGGCCTCGAAGGAGTGGGAGAAACAGCCGAGATCAACGATCGCCGCGCCCGCATAGCGGGCATGACGCGCGGCATCCGTTCCTTCACGACCTCCCCCTTCGTCTTCGCTTCCTTCAAGAACGCGCTGCAGTACTCCACGGTGGCCGAGGACCAGACCATCTACATCCTGGTCAAGGCCAGGGAAGGGGCCGACCTGGAGGATCTGAAAGGACGTCTCGCGGTCGCCGTGGGCGACGTGGACGTCTTCACCACCGCCGAGTTCAGCGCACTGACCCAGCATTACTGGATGTTCAGCACCGGCGCCGGGGTGGCCCTGCTCCTGGCGGCCGGGCTCGGCCTCGTGGTGGGCATGGTCGTGGTGGCCCAGACGCTTTACGCCACGACCATGGATCACCTCCCCGAATTCGCCACGCTCAAGGCCATGGGCGCGCCAAACAGCTACATCTACCGCATCATCACCCTGCAGGCCGCGTTGAGCGCCGTGGTCGGCTACTCGGCCGGAATGGCCCTGAGCCTGGCCGCCGCACGCGCCAGCCGCCACGGCGACGCGCTGGTGCTCATCCCCTTCGAGTTCGCGGCGGCCATGTTCGCGGTCACCCTGGCCATGTGCCTGGGCGCTTCGTTCATCTCCATCAACAAAGTCACGCGCATCGACCCGCTTGTGGTCTTCAAGGGCCGGTAA
- a CDS encoding SDR family oxidoreductase yields MDILRTAIQERISGKAARWLVTGAAGFIGSNLVEALLKLDQEVVGIDNYSTGHKRNLDEVHDKVSPAQWGRFVMHTGDIRSARDCSTAVEGVDFVLHQAALGSVPRSIEDPVLTNENNVDGFLNMLVASRDAGVKSFVYAASSSTYGDHPGLPKVEDEIGRPLSPYAVTKYVNELYAEVFAKCYGFQATGLRYFNIFGPRQDPEGAYAAVIPCWFAALLHGKTPRINGDGLTSRDFCYVDNAVQANILAACSRNSHAQGQVYNVAFAERTTLNELFGMIRDIVARVRPAVGTITPEYGPERPGDVRHSLADISRARNLIGYAPTHSIRQGLEEAAEWYVHALA; encoded by the coding sequence ATGGACATTCTTCGCACTGCGATTCAGGAAAGGATTTCAGGCAAAGCCGCACGCTGGCTTGTCACCGGGGCGGCGGGATTCATCGGCTCGAACCTCGTGGAGGCACTGCTCAAGCTCGACCAGGAGGTGGTCGGCATCGACAACTATTCAACCGGCCATAAAAGGAATCTCGACGAGGTGCACGACAAGGTCAGCCCCGCGCAATGGGGAAGATTCGTGATGCACACCGGGGACATCCGGTCCGCCAGGGATTGCTCCACGGCGGTCGAAGGGGTGGATTTCGTCCTCCACCAAGCCGCCCTGGGCAGCGTGCCCCGGTCCATCGAGGACCCCGTACTGACCAACGAGAACAACGTAGACGGCTTCCTGAACATGCTCGTCGCCTCACGCGACGCCGGAGTCAAGAGCTTCGTCTACGCTGCCTCCAGTTCAACCTACGGCGACCATCCCGGACTTCCCAAGGTCGAGGACGAGATAGGCCGCCCACTCTCGCCCTATGCAGTGACAAAATACGTCAACGAGCTCTATGCCGAGGTCTTCGCCAAGTGCTACGGCTTTCAGGCCACCGGACTTCGCTACTTCAACATCTTCGGCCCGAGACAGGACCCCGAAGGTGCATACGCGGCGGTCATCCCCTGCTGGTTCGCCGCGCTCCTGCACGGCAAGACCCCGCGCATAAACGGCGACGGCCTGACGAGCCGCGACTTCTGCTATGTGGACAACGCAGTGCAGGCGAACATTCTCGCCGCTTGCAGCCGTAACAGCCATGCGCAAGGACAGGTTTACAACGTCGCCTTCGCGGAGCGCACCACCCTGAATGAACTCTTCGGCATGATCCGCGACATCGTGGCCCGCGTAAGGCCTGCCGTCGGCACGATCACGCCCGAGTACGGGCCGGAGCGGCCAGGCGACGTCAGGCACTCGCTGGCCGACATCTCTCGCGCCAGGAACCTCATCGGTTACGCGCCGACCCATTCCATCCGCCAGGGGCTCGAAGAGGCAGCGGAGTGGTATGTGCATGCCCTGGCCTAA